The DNA region ctatatttcttgtaaataccattatgagtgagtaatttctttagatttcagagttgggaaatatgttttagattaatttgtggatttgactggtatttccttattttacataaatatgagttttgattccttccttgtgtgcttgatttacttgcctaatgttggtacccattgggtattgtgttaatctttgattgaaggaccgaaaggtgaaagtcattgatagataatcaaggattggaacttaaaatcacctagatttagaaataaactaggattttaagaggaattaattattggttacaaaacttaatgggttttaaagtaatcaaatacatacgaaagtaggtttggttattttagaatatactttgatttgcttgaaaaagatatcaaaaggatttagaatcaatttccttcaaactctatttttccctaaaaattggaatgcccaagacaaatcccaattaattgatgcataaacccccaattctggaatcacttttaccataattagactttcgtttaaattacccattgttaattttagtttaattgcgaactagaattagaatttatttgtttgctctttacccatttcaattagattaatcaatttaccttgctcatttacatttaccatttattcattaatcattagcccaaataatcgcttcattcatagtttggtaattaaacagcaaatcctcgtgggaacgatacttaattcatcactttattacttaagacgacccgtatacttgcggatttcgTACATCACTGCACTGACAGCATTTTCTTTCATGTTCTCTTTATTgttcatatttttataaaaattggtacaagcaatataaaaaaaaagttgatcaattttttcaaatatgataatttagaaaaattattttctaatagaGAAGACATAAAAATGATGctcaaaaaattaaatcaaaattcttaaataattaaaaaaattaaattcaaatttaatatttaaacaataaaacttttattttcattCTGAAATATGTTTTGCAAAATATtgtattttcaaaatataattattaattaattagttttatgaaaatatataaattaaataatagtattttttaaaatataaggaccaaccaattaatttcactaaaatataataactaaatACTAATTTAAcaattattgattaaaaaataataataaataattaaacaatttaataaaaataaaatatatagactaaatattatattttttaaaatataaaaattaaataactagTTTCatcaaaatttaagaattaaataataaattttctattttctGATAAATTAGTTtcgttaaaatttaaaaaataaactagTAATTTTTCTTATAGTAATTTTTCCTATTTTCTAATAAAGAAAAAAGAGTACACCATTTTTGCGTAAAATTTGCAATAATATACTGGTGGTCCagtgtggattttttttttctcatcctCGATCTATGCTTGAAAACATAAATGGCCTCGTCAGCAAGAAGCATTCTGCTGAATAGATCCAACAGGTTAAGAAGCGCAAATCTTGCAGAAAATAAACAGGATAGGGGAAAATCTAAGCTTTCGTCCTCCCATGGATGAGAAATTCAACCCACAATGATCAGCTTAAGGCAAACACTATTCTATCCTCAAAATGCTGTTAATTGAAATAGTTCATAGTTCTATTATTACAACAACAACATATGATTCTTGGCAGTCATCTAGCTTTgtccaaatcaaaattttccaTTGACATCTGTGAGGTACCAAGCTGACATGTTGATTCTAGACATTCTACACTGGCATGTAGGAAAATCATGAACTTGAAATTCTAAAGTAAATTCTGGAAAGCAACGAGACCCAGCACAAATGTGATTTCTATACTTCTATCATCAGCTAGTGTTAATTTATGCAAGATCAAAGTAATGTAAAAAAGAGAACAAAAGAGACATTGATCTCTCATTTCTTAGTCTTGGTTTTCTTTGACACTTGAGCTTTCTTTCTTACTTTCTTTGCAGGCTGCGCTTTTCCTCCGGTTTTACCCTTCTTTTGTACCACTCCCTGCATCCAGACCCtccataaattaaaaatacttgAAAAATGATATCAAATTAGAACGCATgttgggctttttttttttttttttttgtccttttCATTACTTTCCTTCTTAAACATTTAAAGACTTGCAAAAGCCAGAATATATAGATTCAGGAAAGTGTAAATGAATTACAGAAAAAGGTTTCCAAACATACagatgatttctcagcttttcctTTAGTTCTTCCATTTGTCTGTTCTTCATTGCCTTCATTTTGATCAGTTTCGTGAGAAATAGCTTTAGGCATCTTGTCAGCCTCATCTTCTGAGTCAAAAGAAAAACCCTCGAGTGTTCCTACTCATGCAAAATCATAAGTGAAGAGCAAGCTGGACTGTTCAGAATAAAGATTTACTTTCAAAATTTAAACATAAGTGTCAGACATAAAAGAATCCTGACCTTCAACCATAGTTTCAGCTTCATAGACATTAGACTGTGCTTTTAGCTGAATGAAGTCATTCATAATGGCCTCTATCTAACAAAAGATACAAAAAGTCAGCGACTGATATGTTAGATTATAGACAGAGAATTTACCCCACTCCATTTCACTTTTTGGAAAGTAGAGCTTGTGAgggcaaaaaaaaaaatgcatcacATACATCCCTCACTGTACACACACATCAAACAAGAGATgccaagaggaaaaagaaaaacagTGAGCAAACCTTTGCCTCTGATTGACCAAAGCTAACCTGAAACAAAAAGATATGTATTATGTTACAGCAATCTACTAAAAAATAAGATATATGtagaatgctaaaaattaaaaataataacgcTAATAAGACATAGGTGGTGAGACGAGAGGCCgttgaaaattttttttcatttgttgGTATTTAGGGGGAGGAGTTACAATCTGAAAAATACAAGTCCAGATCATGACATACAACGCAAAATGTCCGGGAAGGAACTATTGTTGTTCTGTATATCGTTCCTGAAACAACCAAAGTTAACCAATCAGATGCAGGTTCATTTGTCAAGACATGTTTAACAATTAGGTGTATTGGTGAGGTGAAAGAAATACATTTTATAAGATCTTCAAGGTGGAACTGGAAAATCAAAGAGAAGCAAAAAGCATAAAAAGAAACACAATAAAGTAGAATGCTGGGGCATTTGATAATTTATGTACAAATTCTGGGAATTTAAGAACTTTATTTCACAGTGGTTTCAGGAGGGGAAAAAGGATACGGACATTTTATTTCTGAAGAATCACTGCGTCAACTTTTTCAGCCACTAAAATGGGGTCAGATATCTTCTGGCAGGATTGGAGATATGAAGAAATGGATATTTGAAATTTTCAACACACCAACCAGAAAGGTACCTTTTAAATCCAAGTACATGTCATGATTTCCAGATAAGGCATCTGGAATCACTACTCGTCCAACAGCCCCCACATCACCACTCAAATCTATGGAATCCCCTTCACATTCAACAAGTGCCTGCACAAACCTTATAGcttttaattgatataaattCATGTGCAGATGTGGAAGTGTATTCACTTTTGGGTGTGCACATGTATGCGTGTATTTATTTATGTACCACCATAGATTTAAATTGCAGTTAAAGTCATCTGTATGTAACAGAAACAGGGCCATTCCAACCATAACATAATTGTTGCAGCACAAATTTTTCATAAGAATAGCATACTGCATATTCTAAATTGTGAGACAGCATCTTGGAAACTCAGATGAACTATTTCAGAGCAAGCAGATTTGTTTAGACAAAAAGACCAAGACAAATCTCAAACCTACCTTTGAACGACTGACTTTCTCAGGGAGAAGCAAGGGCAGCCTTGACGTAGAAACCTGGGAGTTTTAACATGTCAAGCCAATTTAATGAACCACGAATTAGGGAATCAAACAATATATGATGTCCATAATTCTCACATGAGGATCAATACGCTTCACAGAAGTGTCTTCATCTGCAACCTCTACAGCATCAGGGTCTCCTGTGGCATCATCAAAATCATTTGCATATCTCCAATTAAGCTGCCTTTATcccttttctttttaattttgggTGAGATATGAAAGAGAGAGTCAAATTCAACGCACTTCTAAAAGGTGGAATATAAGTCCGAGCTATTTTCTTCTCTTAAGTTTCAGTAAAggattttatttattcattaattCTACCCAGGGGTAAAAGAAGATATTGacaaaaaaaggaaaagagaaacCCCCTTCTAAATCAAAAAGATCTGTCACTCTGCTCATTTCATACCTTTCAGAACATTATCCTTTTTATTCTTCTCTTTCTTGTGTGTATGACCCTCAACTTTTAACATTTTTTTAGGAGACTTTTCCTTCAAGGCCTTCTTCAATGCTTCACTGCTACTACCAACCATTGCAGCCTCATCCCTTCCACTCTCTTTGAGTTTAATATTTTTTGTCTCCCTCCTAGAGCTATTATCATGAGAAGACTCAGAATCTGATGATAATGCCAAAACTGAATGATTTGCTGCCTGTTTGACAAGATGAGTACTTATCATCAGTGGTCAACCATTTGActtttaaagaaatttaaaaatattcaaaACTATAACAGCATTAACATTTCTAATAGAAGTAAATTAATGCATCCAGTCTTTGAGGAAACTGCAATGCAGGGTCCATGTGACAATCTTTTACTTGAACAGATATCTCTTACATACTGGGTGCATTTAACATAAAAAAAGTGagaaaaaattgaaaaagaaatacaaaagaaaaatctAATGTATTAGTTAACATGTAATATCTAGTAGTTTACCCCAAACCATGGATGCTTACATATGATGTCCTTCAATTTTGAGAACATAGATTATATTAACTTTCCCTTCAGAATTCTTATTATTTCTCTACCTCCAAAACACCCAAAGCTAACCAAGTAAGCCCCATATGGCCACATTTCTTTTTCGGCTTTAAAATAGTTTCATATTGCATTCTTTGAGCATATCCTTTACTACAGTTGAATGCATTGGGTAAATTTCAACATGAACAAAAACGAAAGCCCAaaataatgagtaaatggtgtacaCTTTCCTACTACTAAATATGCATAACACATCCACTAGCCAAAATGAAATATCCGTTCTTTAAATTATCAAAAGTAAAAATATGATCAAGAAGCACACCAAGAAAAGAATGTCTTTATCTTCCACATTTTCCCCCAAGGGAAAATTGCGCCCATCTCCTTTGCACATGAAGATTATCATTAGTAATCATTCTTCCTAGGCAAGATAGCATTCCATTCCAATAGCCAGGTAAATAAAATTTGCTTTTAGTTAACAGAATATGAACAACACAACAAACATTAACATCTATTGGCTACACAAGATTGAGAATTGACTACGACAAATTGACAAACCAATCCACCCCTCCCATCTCTAACCCCCCATGCAGAAGGGAGCATTACAATAGGTCCCTTGACCAAAGACTTATCAAGGATGTGGCACACATCACTATTTTCCACTTTTAGCAGAATGTGAAACACAACCCTTCCCCAGTTTTTAGATCCAACAAAATCCCTTCAGATACCCTCACAATTCCAAAACATTAGATAGTTTTTAGCTTCTTGAACCAATTCAAAACTAATAATTTTCAAAGTAGTTTTGACATTAGCATAACAGCAAAATTTTCCACAGATAACTGAGTAATTATCCTACTAAACTTCAACAAACATAACACAATGCCAGAGCAGAGATATCATACATGAGGTTCTATATCCTTATCAGGTGTTACTTCCTCAGCAGCTAGCCCATCAGTACCATCCCCTGTATCAAAATTAAAGACAACCTATATAACTTGAAGCAAATATGCCCAATGAAAAAACTGTCAGAAAATCTACATAAAAGTATCAAAAATTTGTAATAAGACTTTTCTTTCAGTCACTTCACCTCTTGATACAGTTGATactgttttagtatcataaaagACACGTCTGTAACACTATTTCACCTTCTCTTTGctccttcttcctcttctttctcACATTCTTTGTTGGTCTTCCATCTCCAGTTGCCCCCCTTTTGGGAGCCTTTGCCTTGGAAATCGGATATAATGGAGATTCTGCACCACTTTCACCAGGAACAATATCATTATTGCTGTATCTTTCTGGGGATTGAGAATCAATTTTATCATCCCTAGAAGGACTAACATTTTGCAAAGAATCAGAATCCGAGGATAATGTAACAGTTGAATGAGTTGGGGCCTGTTCAAGAGTATAAAACCTTTTCAAATTAGCACCTAAGCAAACATGGAAAGACTCGAAAGACCCAAGAAGAAGAAACACAAATCAGGTCAATTCCCAACTTATAGCAGGATAATACCTGAAAACAACGAAGCCAATCCGGAGAATCCTCCCTTGAGCTGCTCATTTTAGGCGAAACTGCATCATTTAAACAAGATAATGAAAAATTTCAGTTGATTTGCGTAAAATGAGTTCATAACTAGTTTCGAGCGGGGAATAAAAAAAAGAGGATTGCACAATTCGAAACCCTAATTCCAGAACGGAAATATTTTGCAGATTTGGGGGAATGATTCATTGAATTGAAAGGAATTGCAGCATTGTGAAAAGGATTTTGAATGAATcataaaaatcataattaaaaaaaaaaaagaaaaaagaaaattaccaGAGGTTTAACTAAACAAACAACAGAGCTCCAACCTCGAGCTCGTTCATCAAATTTTAGCGCCAGGGTATAGCTACAACTTGGTCCCACAAtccattaatttataattatttatattttctaattcttcataaaattatttttatatgatttttttaatatttttattcataatatatttttttacaatTAATTTTGACGGTAGCTCATACAGTAATTGTCACGGTATTGGCTTAACTCATCCGTAcgataatagataaattttaataactgtTATCGGATATGTTTAATGATAATATTatacttttttaatttaaaaatataatataaattttttttaatttttaaaatttttttaatctctaattattaatttttaaattagatATTGATCTGAACGGTTCTAATATGGAGtttagtttaatattttttttttctctttcaagCCATATATAAATTGAATCTTTATTCTCTCtatagatagaataatttttcatgcgtaaagagaTTAATTTTACACTTTATAtaaaagagaagagagaaatattgattaaACGCCATACaagagctattcacatcagtttctagctgaaaaatcagtaattgaaagttagaaagattttattgtgtaaaatttgaaagtttatgaGATTTTATGTTGCATTTTAAAGTTGAAGAACTGTAATGTTACAGTTATATAAGTTCAGagacagttgttgaaatttatccatataatattaacttaatagattaaaatattaaactaattaaaattttaactcttttttattattttttttatttgtttttaaagTAGAAACTCatacaaatataaatatttatacatgaaaataaaatatttaataaatgaaataataaaggGTATgggattttaattttatttaaataagttttaattgattattttaaaatataaatttaatccaaTTAAATTCTTTATTACACGATTTACATTTTATTGGATAATTAAAATTGTTTAAGGCAAAATGCCTTTTAAAcccttaaaaaatataaaaaaaaaaaaatttaagtccTTATTAAACAATTTGTGCCACTTAGAGGTATTTAGATTAGTTtataagttaattaaattaagttataagtaaattagtatttaatttgacttataaattaaaaaattaacttaaaatagtcataaattataaataaaaataccttacttataacttatatatttattttaaaaaaatttattattgtaataatttttaaaaaaaaaatattaatattatttttattttaataattacaaCACAAAAAgacttaatattaatattattaagtttATGTAAATAGAGACTATAATCTCCAATGTAAAAATCAACTGTCAACTATTAAGTGGAAAAAACTAATCCATAAAAACACAAACCTCTCCCATCGTTTCTGTAAGCATGAATACAATCGTTTGCCCTAATCAAGTTATGCCTAAAATCATCCCTCTAATGCGCATGCAATAAATTTGTCTTGAACAACCATCTAAAGCAACTATGCATACTAGCCTCATTGAAGTAATACCTCGTCTAAACTTAGAGGAAAACCTGAGAGTTAATCTTGCTTTCACCCACTGTTCAAGGCACCTACTAAAGCGGGTTAATTACCGTAGGAGTGTGCCGTGAGAACGAAAATACGGAAAAAGGGTTGATAATCCAAATATTAACGAAACGGGGCGAGGAGAAAATAAAGACGCTAGTCAAGATAGCGTTTTGGACTGGGACGCTATCAACGATAGAGTGCAGAGGACCACGAAGCCTGGACGCCAGTCAAAGAAGCGTGCAGCAGTGCGGGACGCCAGAGCGGGACGCTAGTGAGAGAAACGTCCAAATGCGGGACGCCAGTGAGAGAAGCGTCTAAATGCGGGACGCTATCAATGACAGCGTGCAGAAACTCTTTATAGAGATTCTCTGCAGAGTCTTGGCCATGCACCGTCTGCACGTCGCGTCGTCGCCGCGCCCAGCCAAGCCAGAATGAACAGAGGACGCTTCTCTAACTAGCGTCCCAAGCTCCCACTCAACCCCGATTTAAACACCACCAATTGCCTCTCTCGTCTCTCTCATTCGTCCCTCTCTTTTACTCCCTTTCTTCTCCCATATCCAAGCTGCTTCTCCCTTCTCGTGGAACTGCTTGTTGAAGCAAGTGGTGGAGGTGTTCGGTGGACCAAGAATTTTGTTGTGCTTGTATTTTATGTTTTCTAATATATTATCCCTGGTACATATTTTAGTTTTTTAaggaa from Hevea brasiliensis isolate MT/VB/25A 57/8 unplaced genomic scaffold, ASM3005281v1 Scaf412, whole genome shotgun sequence includes:
- the LOC131177339 gene encoding DNA-binding protein BIN4-like, yielding MSSSREDSPDWLRCFQAPTHSTVTLSSDSDSLQNVSPSRDDKIDSQSPERYSNNDIVPGESGAESPLYPISKAKAPKRGATGDGRPTKNVRKKRKKEQREGDGTDGLAAEEVTPDKDIEPHAANHSVLALSSDSESSHDNSSRRETKNIKLKESGRDEAAMVGSSSEALKKALKEKSPKKMLKVEGHTHKKEKNKKDNVLKGDPDAVEVADEDTSVKRIDPHVSTSRLPLLLPEKVSRSKALVECEGDSIDLSGDVGAVGRVVIPDALSGNHDMYLDLKGTIYRTTIVPSRTFCVVSFGQSEAKIEAIMNDFIQLKAQSNVYEAETMVEGTLEGFSFDSEDEADKMPKAISHETDQNEGNEEQTNGRTKGKAEKSSGVVQKKGKTGGKAQPAKKVRKKAQVSKKTKTKK